The Aureispira anguillae genome contains a region encoding:
- a CDS encoding nucleoside hydrolase, whose amino-acid sequence MMKELVLMDHDGGIDDLLSVLLLLLMPKIELIGITVTPADCYLEPAIESTYKLLQKTGKEHIPIGRGVFHGVNAFPSEWRARPEIVNVLPMLINLPPAPNPYDLPLAVDLMIELLHKASQPVKIVMTGPCSNLVLAIEKDPTIISKIKEIIWMGGAFRTSGNVQTYQHNGTAEWNVYWDPFHAQKLLELELPLVMVPLDVTNHVPVDKAFLSKLAQQSKYELSNLAAQLWALTIDNIPSYHYIYYMWDILATSYVALEAFFTVEELRAKVLVQPPNAGQTLIHDSGHRVRIATDVNKAVFYEYLFSQFKADFD is encoded by the coding sequence ATGATGAAAGAATTAGTTTTAATGGATCATGATGGTGGAATAGATGATTTGCTATCTGTATTGTTGTTGTTGTTAATGCCCAAGATTGAGTTGATAGGGATCACTGTAACTCCTGCTGATTGTTACTTGGAGCCAGCTATAGAATCTACTTACAAATTATTACAAAAAACAGGCAAAGAACATATTCCTATAGGAAGAGGTGTTTTTCATGGAGTCAATGCTTTTCCAAGTGAATGGCGAGCTAGACCTGAGATTGTTAATGTATTGCCCATGTTGATTAATTTGCCTCCTGCTCCTAATCCTTATGATTTGCCATTGGCTGTTGATTTAATGATAGAATTGCTGCACAAGGCAAGCCAACCTGTAAAAATTGTCATGACAGGACCCTGCTCTAATTTGGTACTTGCTATTGAGAAAGATCCTACAATTATTTCTAAAATAAAAGAAATAATCTGGATGGGAGGGGCATTTAGAACGTCAGGCAATGTACAAACCTATCAACATAATGGAACCGCAGAATGGAATGTTTACTGGGATCCGTTCCATGCCCAAAAATTATTAGAACTGGAATTACCATTGGTTATGGTTCCTTTAGACGTAACCAACCATGTACCCGTAGACAAGGCGTTTTTATCGAAATTAGCCCAGCAATCAAAATACGAACTCTCCAATTTGGCAGCGCAATTGTGGGCCTTAACAATAGACAATATCCCTAGTTATCATTACATTTATTATATGTGGGATATTTTGGCAACCAGCTATGTTGCTCTAGAAGCATTTTTTACAGTAGAAGAACTCCGTGCAAAGGTGCTTGTACAACCCCCAAATGCAGGGCAAACCTTAATCCATGATTCAGGACATCGTGTTCGAATTGCCACAGATGTGAATAAGGCTGTTTTTTATGAATATCTATTTAGCCAATTTAAAGCGGATTTTGACTAG
- a CDS encoding tetratricopeptide repeat protein, with the protein MLNVLFFYACLLLPFACFAQSEDYHQAMALGEHAAASRQFSQAIQHYGQAIKLAPRDIEPYLRQMEVAIQKRDLSIFKRTIHQLEGLEHPLPLDVYITYVQLAKKQRLYNDGLAMLTKAELKHKTSKTLLLHRAGLYQKLNDNAKVIQTLNTALEHYPQSTDVLHQLATIYININPQKSIELHKKLLAEPHYKDVALSALGLLHTKLYEADPGANNRNNLVLALSYYNQYFQRHPQDQEARNMIENIRILLDQ; encoded by the coding sequence ATGCTCAACGTCTTATTTTTTTATGCTTGCCTTCTTCTCCCCTTTGCTTGTTTTGCACAATCAGAAGACTATCACCAAGCTATGGCACTTGGCGAACATGCCGCAGCCAGCCGACAATTTTCTCAAGCCATTCAGCATTATGGGCAAGCCATTAAATTAGCTCCTAGAGACATTGAGCCTTATTTAAGACAAATGGAAGTCGCCATCCAAAAACGAGATTTATCGATCTTTAAACGCACCATTCACCAATTAGAAGGCTTAGAGCATCCCCTTCCTCTAGATGTTTATATTACTTATGTCCAGCTTGCCAAAAAACAACGCCTTTATAATGATGGTTTGGCAATGTTGACCAAAGCTGAATTGAAACACAAAACTAGCAAAACATTATTGCTTCATCGTGCTGGTTTATACCAAAAACTAAACGATAATGCCAAAGTGATTCAAACGCTCAATACAGCATTGGAACATTACCCTCAAAGTACAGATGTTCTTCATCAGCTCGCTACCATTTATATCAATATTAATCCTCAAAAAAGCATTGAATTACACAAAAAACTGCTTGCTGAACCTCACTATAAAGATGTCGCCTTAAGTGCTTTAGGTTTATTGCATACCAAGCTTTATGAAGCAGATCCTGGCGCTAATAATCGCAATAATCTTGTTTTGGCACTTAGTTATTACAACCAGTATTTTCAACGGCATCCTCAAGATCAAGAGGCAAGGAATATGATTGAAAATATTCGCATACTATTGGATCAATAA
- a CDS encoding RsmB/NOP family class I SAM-dependent RNA methyltransferase, with amino-acid sequence MAQKYEKLRLYRNLVEASVKALKKIFSENQLADRVVQTMLRSNRKWGSKDRRFLAATIYDAVRWYRLHYEIYGKEPQTTEDWWQILGIMWILQGLELPDWDAFVGLNPIEIKQKEQDFSQILKIQASIPDWLDELGRQELGEQWAACIRASNEPAALVLRANQLKTSPEELIINLDKKGVKGQLMSLPDAVLVPKRQKLTQLPSYERGYFEIQDASSQEVAPFLEVKKGMAVVDACAGAGGKSLHLAALMENKGSIISLDVEKAKLEQLQKRSKRAAISIITTQTIQNNQTIQALHNTADRLLLDVPCSGLGTLKRSPHIKWRLKPDFLEQIKATQQQILQEYSPICQSGGKMVYATCSVLPSENQEQVQTFLKSPAGTNFRLIREKQILPNEGFDGFYMALLERI; translated from the coding sequence ATGGCACAAAAATACGAAAAATTGAGACTATACCGAAATTTAGTAGAGGCGTCTGTCAAGGCATTAAAAAAAATCTTTTCCGAAAATCAGTTGGCTGACCGTGTTGTTCAAACCATGTTGCGTTCCAATCGAAAATGGGGATCCAAAGACAGACGTTTTTTGGCTGCTACTATTTACGATGCGGTTCGATGGTATCGGCTGCATTACGAAATATATGGAAAAGAGCCCCAAACAACAGAAGATTGGTGGCAAATTCTTGGAATCATGTGGATTTTGCAAGGGCTTGAATTACCAGATTGGGATGCTTTTGTGGGTTTAAATCCAATAGAGATAAAACAAAAAGAACAAGACTTTTCTCAAATTCTTAAAATACAAGCCTCTATTCCCGACTGGTTGGATGAATTGGGTCGCCAAGAACTGGGAGAGCAATGGGCTGCTTGTATCCGTGCATCCAATGAACCTGCTGCTTTGGTTTTGCGAGCCAATCAACTCAAAACAAGCCCCGAAGAATTAATTATTAACCTCGATAAAAAAGGTGTCAAAGGTCAACTAATGTCTCTTCCTGATGCTGTTTTGGTTCCTAAACGCCAAAAACTAACCCAACTGCCCAGTTATGAACGGGGATATTTTGAAATTCAAGATGCCTCTTCTCAAGAAGTTGCCCCTTTTTTGGAAGTCAAAAAGGGAATGGCTGTGGTAGATGCCTGTGCAGGAGCAGGTGGAAAAAGCTTACACTTGGCTGCCTTGATGGAAAACAAAGGCTCCATTATTTCGTTGGATGTAGAAAAAGCTAAATTAGAACAATTGCAAAAGCGATCAAAACGGGCAGCGATTTCTATTATTACCACTCAAACAATACAAAATAACCAAACCATTCAGGCGCTTCACAATACAGCAGATCGCTTACTCTTGGATGTTCCTTGTTCGGGGCTAGGCACACTAAAAAGAAGTCCGCATATTAAATGGAGGCTAAAACCTGATTTTTTGGAGCAGATCAAGGCTACTCAACAACAAATTCTACAAGAATATAGCCCAATCTGTCAATCGGGTGGAAAAATGGTTTATGCAACTTGCAGCGTTTTGCCTTCTGAGAATCAAGAACAGGTGCAAACCTTTTTAAAGAGTCCTGCAGGAACTAATTTTCGTCTAATTCGTGAAAAACAAATCTTACCCAATGAAGGGTTTGATGGCTTTTACATGGCTTTACTAGAACGTATCTAA
- the rocD gene encoding ornithine--oxo-acid transaminase: METTTNTLSSQDLMELEDKHGAHNYHPLGVVLAKGEGVYVWDVEGKRYFDFLSAYSAVNQGHCHPRLVEAITQQAATLNLTSRAFYNDKLGVFEKFATEYFGYDKLLPMNTGAEGVETAIKICRKWGYEKKGIETNKAKIIVCGENFHGRTVTIISFSSDPDARGNFGPYTPGFEAIPYNDISALKAALEADAENIAGFLVEPIQGEAGVNVPDDEFLSKAYQLCKTHNVLFIGDEIQTGIARTGRMLACEYDNVRPDILILGKALSGGMYPVAAVLADNEIMEVIKPGQHGSTYGGNPMACAVAMEALKIVKEEQLAENAFDLGMVFRDRMSKLAEKTELVSKVRGKGLLNAILVNDTPDSSTAMDICIALSKNGLLAKPTHGNIIRFAPPLVMNQAQLEECCKIIEDTILNFKKA, encoded by the coding sequence ATGGAAACGACAACAAATACATTGAGCTCGCAAGATCTAATGGAGCTAGAAGATAAGCATGGTGCACACAACTATCATCCATTGGGCGTTGTGTTGGCTAAAGGAGAAGGTGTTTATGTCTGGGATGTAGAAGGGAAACGTTATTTTGACTTTTTGTCAGCTTATTCTGCTGTTAACCAAGGGCATTGTCACCCAAGGTTGGTAGAAGCTATCACCCAACAAGCGGCTACGCTAAATCTTACTTCTAGAGCATTCTATAACGACAAGTTAGGGGTCTTTGAAAAATTTGCTACAGAATATTTTGGCTATGATAAGTTGTTGCCTATGAACACTGGAGCAGAAGGAGTAGAGACAGCAATTAAAATTTGCCGCAAATGGGGCTATGAAAAAAAGGGAATAGAAACCAATAAGGCTAAGATTATTGTTTGTGGAGAAAACTTTCATGGACGTACTGTAACCATTATTTCTTTTTCTAGCGATCCAGATGCTAGAGGGAATTTTGGTCCTTATACCCCTGGTTTTGAGGCGATCCCTTACAATGATATTTCTGCTTTAAAAGCTGCTTTAGAAGCGGATGCTGAGAATATTGCAGGTTTCTTGGTAGAGCCGATTCAGGGAGAAGCGGGAGTAAACGTTCCTGATGATGAATTTTTATCAAAGGCTTACCAATTGTGTAAGACACACAATGTATTGTTTATTGGAGATGAAATTCAGACGGGAATTGCTCGCACAGGTAGAATGTTGGCTTGTGAATACGATAATGTGCGTCCAGATATTTTAATTTTGGGAAAGGCTCTTTCGGGAGGAATGTACCCTGTTGCTGCAGTATTGGCGGACAATGAAATTATGGAAGTGATTAAGCCTGGACAGCATGGTTCTACTTATGGAGGAAACCCAATGGCTTGCGCTGTTGCAATGGAAGCGTTAAAAATTGTAAAGGAAGAACAATTGGCTGAAAATGCTTTTGATTTGGGGATGGTATTCCGTGATAGAATGAGCAAATTAGCAGAAAAAACAGAGCTAGTTTCAAAGGTAAGAGGGAAAGGTTTGTTAAATGCTATTTTGGTTAACGATACGCCCGATAGTTCTACGGCAATGGATATCTGTATCGCTTTGTCTAAAAATGGCTTACTGGCAAAACCTACTCATGGAAACATCATTCGTTTTGCTCCTCCATTGGTGATGAATCAAGCTCAATTAGAGGAATGTTGTAAGATTATTGAGGACACTATTTTGAATTTCAAAAAAGCATAA
- a CDS encoding SulP family inorganic anion transporter yields MIQKLGTIRTYFKEDVTAALGLALVVLPIALGIAIASGVPPMAGVISAVIGGIVATFFRSSQITINGPSAGLITVMLSGVIVLGEGEPLVGFQYILAATVVAGIGQMILGLLRFGEIADITPAAAINGMLAAVGLTIIGTQGHVIFGHSTQSDNAYESLQQLQYSIQNLNPIITLIGGIATIVLITYNKVNIKVAQYLPAPIWIILFTIPIVYYFNFFETHYVPMFGTAFDVGPSYLVDIPVEITSYMFDPNFSKIGELHFWGVSLSILIVSTIETLVSARVVDKLDPLERHTNLNKELFAVGLSSIISGCLGGLPVITAIPVHNGAKTKWSNLYYGLILGFFVLLMAPLIRLIPLAALAVLLVYTGYKLATLKIWKDTYRKGDDQFLIFLTTLLATLVYDLLIGLVVGATITLFIHYVKSNLGRKQFVHYLINPSIDTTRTENTHELYIKLKGIVNFVNIPKLKRVLRDSAKEEKHIIVDMSHARLIDYTVLEYLHDDAPRYDLMNVQFEIVGLGAHDASSRHPNATRILPEDKKPQLNQRQSALKVLCEENNGTFWPEVRWDFHQFKDFEFFKTRTIEYTFNTAKGHYKMFFEWETCDITFEEGGLFSNQERYTSVLALHLPFNAPQFVLQREALLDKIGVKLALRDEDINLEGYPDFSEKFLLEGNNPAEVRKFFNDSLVRYLNNNPNYHMECNGAMLLIFREMRFATPTAMTRIHEFSHELAEILLESWKAQPLDLEAML; encoded by the coding sequence ATGATACAAAAGTTAGGAACAATAAGAACCTATTTCAAAGAGGATGTTACAGCAGCTCTAGGCTTGGCATTGGTTGTCTTGCCAATTGCCTTGGGGATTGCTATTGCTTCTGGGGTTCCTCCTATGGCGGGGGTGATCTCGGCGGTAATTGGGGGGATTGTTGCTACTTTTTTTAGAAGTAGCCAAATTACGATCAATGGTCCTTCTGCTGGTTTGATTACAGTGATGTTGTCTGGAGTAATTGTCTTGGGCGAGGGCGAACCGCTGGTTGGTTTTCAATATATTTTGGCGGCTACTGTAGTGGCGGGAATTGGTCAAATGATACTGGGGCTTTTGAGATTTGGAGAAATTGCTGATATTACGCCAGCAGCGGCGATTAATGGGATGCTTGCTGCGGTAGGTTTAACGATTATAGGAACACAAGGGCATGTTATTTTTGGGCACTCTACCCAAAGTGATAATGCTTATGAAAGTCTGCAACAACTTCAATACAGCATTCAAAATTTAAATCCAATTATTACTTTGATTGGTGGAATTGCTACTATTGTATTGATTACCTACAATAAGGTAAATATCAAAGTTGCTCAATACTTGCCTGCTCCAATATGGATCATTCTATTTACCATTCCTATTGTTTATTACTTCAATTTTTTTGAAACACATTATGTTCCAATGTTTGGAACTGCTTTTGATGTTGGTCCGAGTTATTTAGTTGATATTCCTGTAGAGATTACGAGTTATATGTTTGACCCTAATTTTTCTAAAATAGGGGAGTTGCACTTTTGGGGTGTTTCTTTGAGTATACTCATTGTCTCAACCATAGAAACTTTGGTGAGTGCTAGGGTAGTTGATAAACTAGATCCTTTGGAACGACACACCAACCTAAATAAAGAATTGTTTGCCGTTGGGTTGAGCTCGATTATTTCTGGTTGCCTTGGTGGTTTGCCTGTTATTACCGCTATTCCTGTGCATAATGGGGCAAAAACAAAATGGTCTAATCTATATTATGGACTTATTTTAGGCTTTTTTGTTCTATTGATGGCGCCTTTGATTCGATTGATTCCTTTGGCGGCATTGGCTGTTTTATTGGTTTATACTGGTTATAAATTGGCTACTCTAAAAATATGGAAAGATACGTACAGAAAAGGCGACGATCAGTTCTTGATCTTTTTGACGACTCTTTTGGCAACATTGGTCTATGACTTATTGATTGGTTTAGTTGTTGGCGCAACAATTACATTGTTTATTCATTATGTGAAATCAAACTTGGGGCGCAAGCAATTTGTTCATTACTTGATCAATCCATCCATTGATACTACTCGAACAGAAAATACCCATGAATTATACATCAAGTTAAAAGGGATTGTAAATTTTGTTAATATCCCCAAATTAAAAAGAGTATTGAGGGATAGTGCTAAAGAAGAAAAACACATTATTGTGGATATGTCTCATGCTCGATTAATTGACTATACGGTACTGGAGTACCTGCATGACGATGCTCCAAGATACGATTTGATGAATGTTCAATTTGAAATTGTTGGCTTAGGAGCGCACGATGCCTCTTCTCGTCATCCCAATGCCACTAGAATTTTGCCAGAAGATAAGAAACCTCAGCTTAACCAACGGCAAAGTGCATTAAAAGTATTGTGTGAAGAAAATAATGGTACATTTTGGCCAGAAGTCCGTTGGGATTTTCACCAATTCAAAGATTTTGAGTTTTTCAAAACGAGAACAATTGAATATACTTTTAATACAGCTAAAGGCCATTATAAAATGTTTTTTGAATGGGAAACTTGCGATATAACCTTCGAAGAAGGAGGGCTGTTTTCCAACCAAGAACGCTATACGAGTGTATTGGCACTGCACTTACCATTTAATGCCCCTCAATTTGTTTTGCAAAGAGAAGCCCTTCTGGATAAAATTGGCGTAAAATTAGCATTACGTGATGAAGATATCAATTTGGAAGGGTATCCAGATTTTTCAGAAAAGTTTTTGTTAGAGGGCAATAACCCTGCGGAAGTTCGAAAATTCTTTAATGATTCGCTAGTTCGTTATCTCAATAATAACCCTAATTATCACATGGAATGTAATGGGGCTATGTTGCTTATTTTTAGAGAAATGCGCTTTGCTACACCTACTGCAATGACCCGTATTCATGAGTTTAGTCACGAATTGGCAGAGATATTGCTAGAGAGTTGGAAAGCACAACCTTTAGATTTAGAGGCGATGTTGTAA
- a CDS encoding ATP-grasp domain-containing protein — protein sequence MRLLFCDSGFSPKEVDYLYQEEYQAAKAHQIPCFLISFEALKKQQMDLALQSVPVLPSKSLAIYRGWMLSYELYQQFYQALLAKNIQLINTPEAYRFCHYLPANYTTIKNYTPLSIFKPLASSFDINNFKEALAVFGNHPIIVKDYVKSQKHYWKEACFIPDASDLKQVEKITKRFIELQDVDLNVGIVYRAFVELEPLTTHAISGMPLTKEFRLFVKNGKIIAAANYWDQGDYDLVAPNLIFLKAVIPCIKSNFFSIDIAQQKDGNWIIVELGDGQVSGLPDGIDRFNFYSSLMDC from the coding sequence ATGAGATTATTATTTTGTGATAGCGGCTTTAGTCCTAAAGAAGTAGATTATTTGTATCAGGAAGAATATCAAGCTGCCAAAGCGCATCAAATTCCCTGTTTTTTAATTTCCTTTGAAGCTCTAAAAAAGCAGCAAATGGATCTTGCCCTCCAGTCCGTTCCTGTGCTTCCCTCCAAATCATTGGCGATTTATAGAGGTTGGATGCTTTCTTATGAATTGTATCAACAGTTTTATCAAGCCTTGCTGGCTAAAAATATTCAATTGATTAATACTCCTGAAGCGTATCGATTTTGCCACTATTTGCCTGCTAATTATACCACCATAAAGAACTATACCCCTCTGAGCATCTTCAAACCCTTGGCTTCTTCTTTTGACATCAATAATTTCAAAGAAGCGCTAGCCGTTTTTGGTAACCATCCCATTATCGTCAAAGATTATGTCAAATCTCAAAAACACTATTGGAAAGAGGCTTGCTTTATTCCCGATGCCAGTGATTTGAAACAAGTTGAAAAAATCACCAAACGTTTTATTGAACTACAAGATGTAGACCTAAATGTAGGGATTGTCTATCGTGCTTTTGTGGAACTAGAACCGTTAACCACGCACGCTATTAGTGGAATGCCGCTAACTAAAGAATTCAGGTTATTTGTCAAAAATGGAAAAATCATTGCTGCTGCTAATTACTGGGATCAAGGAGATTATGACTTAGTTGCTCCCAACCTTATTTTTTTAAAAGCCGTTATTCCCTGTATAAAGAGCAACTTCTTTAGCATTGATATTGCCCAACAAAAAGATGGAAATTGGATTATTGTAGAATTGGGTGATGGACAAGTGTCTGGCTTGCCTGATGGAATTGATCGATTTAACTTTTATAGTAGTCTGATGGATTGTTAA
- a CDS encoding chromophore lyase CpcT/CpeT, producing MSYYLLTSKTPDSKLWMLGNMRLWVLGLITIFCLGTTTNSYGQKRDKRKNRKYKLPYLKDIKTAKEIAEIYNKFERFKYQILGHFSNKDQVDEGTTTEPLQEFIVMPIFQDRPNEFWVYLEFFSPELVDAPLDQRVEQYVQVSRDSFRMEVYYLKDPKKYINAWKKETFPATSIRKDLIRGDACDLIIAHQEDKPGTYKTVTPEEITCEMLTAKGAARYVDLEFELSDDQYLMWFHFYDINKEHLKKSAQNGLQFRRLKEKEMGHLLTKK from the coding sequence ATGAGTTACTATTTACTAACTAGTAAAACCCCCGATTCTAAGCTATGGATGTTAGGAAATATGCGTCTTTGGGTATTAGGCTTAATTACTATCTTCTGTCTTGGAACTACGACGAATTCTTATGGGCAAAAAAGGGACAAAAGAAAGAACAGAAAGTATAAGTTGCCCTACCTAAAAGATATTAAAACCGCAAAAGAAATAGCAGAAATTTACAACAAGTTTGAACGATTTAAATACCAAATTTTAGGACATTTTAGCAATAAAGATCAAGTCGATGAAGGCACAACTACAGAACCTTTGCAAGAGTTTATTGTGATGCCTATTTTCCAAGATCGCCCCAATGAGTTTTGGGTTTACTTAGAGTTTTTCTCGCCAGAATTAGTAGATGCTCCCTTAGATCAACGGGTAGAGCAATATGTACAAGTTAGCCGTGATTCTTTTAGAATGGAAGTTTATTACCTGAAAGATCCTAAAAAATACATCAATGCTTGGAAAAAAGAAACGTTTCCAGCAACAAGTATACGAAAAGACCTAATTAGAGGAGATGCTTGTGACTTAATTATTGCCCACCAAGAGGACAAACCAGGTACCTACAAGACCGTAACGCCAGAAGAAATTACTTGTGAAATGTTAACGGCAAAAGGGGCTGCACGCTATGTTGATTTGGAATTTGAATTGAGTGACGATCAATATTTGATGTGGTTTCATTTTTATGACATCAATAAGGAACATTTAAAAAAGAGCGCACAAAACGGATTACAGTTTAGACGACTCAAAGAAAAAGAAATGGGACATCTTTTGACCAAAAAATAA
- a CDS encoding T9SS type A sorting domain-containing protein — MIKGQFIITTTLLLIFGYKSMQAQHCTESMAQEYIENTDMKIMFRNGGDMFWDGNSSAQYSVPHVYGQPQTNTIFAGGVWMGAYDDGGNLRLAAQTYRSSGNDYWAGPLDPTTGLPITNSCTNFDQIWKVKRWAIEQHIADINDNGVVDGPTDLSLLKWPGRGNPHFAAQMGFNLPDQDLAPFYDANGDGVYTPLHGDYPVFEHGNPNAIAEEILWSVFNDNGNLHTQTNGMNLMVEVQQTAYVFNCGNDPLLDKTLFVKHKVINKNALVLRDYYYGIWTDFDLGCSVDDYVGTIPAKNTIYAYNADNNDDNPCGVAGTTGYGSNPPVQAVTILNHSLEHSIYHTNSNSSPTGDPQATLSYYYLLEGKFPNGTPLTTGGDGYDPANPNAVVTNHIFPDNPNDPSGWSMATAGLAGLDQRVLGSIYKDSLMPGESFMVDLAYSYHHDPDSNHLQNVNLLYQQVDLVQQYYDNNFVLTGCATPTYCTANCVYPGDANNNGIANDFDILEMGLNYNNTASTRTIVGDRWMPHTPPTPATNAYVDANGDATVDLLDMATNTTNFNSTHALYTGAAEGANTIGTDLFFERYYPTTPILPGTDTIVDLNRYAILDVYFGEALQQINNVLGVTYRIDYDETVFDLQTTGTFGTLGTILNNGWLDDDGAAVYSRALYETGKVHYVATRLDQTNYTGGGTMGRLLLRVKPTAPISANVMSTQICFEDFKAIRADGSTISIGGQCGTILYRDTNFVSNSVQRVTAYTPAVEIYPNPSTHYINVDLGGEQAKNIQLFNVLGELVEQVENVSGVTQFAKNNLAKGMYTIAIQFENGMRSSHKVIFN; from the coding sequence ATGATAAAAGGTCAATTCATAATTACAACTACACTACTTTTAATTTTTGGCTATAAAAGCATGCAGGCTCAACACTGTACAGAATCTATGGCACAAGAATACATTGAAAATACAGATATGAAGATCATGTTCCGAAACGGAGGGGATATGTTTTGGGATGGGAATTCCTCAGCTCAATATTCGGTGCCTCATGTTTACGGACAGCCACAAACCAATACGATTTTTGCAGGAGGAGTATGGATGGGAGCCTATGATGATGGGGGAAATTTGCGCTTAGCAGCACAAACTTATCGATCGAGTGGCAATGATTATTGGGCGGGACCATTAGACCCTACAACAGGACTGCCAATTACCAATTCTTGCACAAACTTTGATCAGATTTGGAAAGTGAAACGTTGGGCGATAGAACAACATATTGCCGATATAAATGATAATGGGGTTGTTGATGGACCAACAGATCTTAGTTTATTAAAATGGCCAGGAAGAGGAAACCCTCATTTTGCAGCTCAAATGGGATTTAACCTACCCGACCAAGATTTAGCACCTTTTTATGATGCAAATGGAGATGGGGTTTATACTCCTTTGCATGGAGATTACCCTGTGTTTGAACATGGAAATCCCAATGCCATAGCAGAAGAAATTTTGTGGTCTGTATTTAATGACAATGGCAATCTACATACGCAGACAAATGGCATGAATTTGATGGTAGAGGTACAACAAACTGCTTATGTATTTAATTGTGGAAATGATCCTTTATTAGACAAAACGCTTTTTGTTAAACACAAAGTTATCAATAAAAATGCGCTAGTGTTAAGAGACTATTATTATGGTATTTGGACAGATTTTGACTTGGGCTGTAGCGTTGATGATTATGTAGGAACCATCCCAGCTAAAAATACGATTTATGCATACAATGCAGATAATAATGACGATAACCCTTGTGGCGTAGCAGGAACGACGGGGTATGGTTCGAATCCGCCTGTACAAGCTGTTACGATTTTAAATCATTCTCTAGAGCATTCTATTTATCATACCAATAGTAATTCAAGTCCTACAGGAGATCCTCAAGCTACTTTAAGTTATTATTACTTACTGGAAGGGAAATTCCCTAATGGTACTCCGCTAACAACAGGAGGAGATGGCTATGATCCCGCTAATCCCAATGCTGTTGTTACCAACCATATTTTTCCAGACAATCCTAATGATCCTTCTGGCTGGTCAATGGCTACAGCAGGTTTAGCAGGTTTAGATCAGCGAGTATTAGGATCTATTTATAAAGATAGTTTAATGCCTGGAGAATCTTTTATGGTTGATTTGGCTTATTCCTATCATCACGACCCAGATAGCAATCACCTTCAGAATGTTAACTTGCTATATCAGCAAGTTGATTTAGTACAGCAATATTACGATAATAACTTTGTCTTGACAGGTTGTGCAACGCCTACCTATTGCACTGCTAATTGTGTTTATCCAGGAGATGCGAATAACAATGGAATTGCCAATGATTTTGATATTTTGGAAATGGGCTTAAATTATAATAATACTGCAAGCACTCGTACTATTGTTGGAGATAGATGGATGCCACATACTCCTCCAACTCCTGCGACCAATGCTTATGTAGATGCCAACGGAGATGCTACGGTTGACTTGTTGGATATGGCAACCAATACTACTAATTTTAATAGCACACATGCTTTGTATACAGGAGCCGCAGAAGGTGCCAATACCATAGGAACAGATTTATTCTTCGAACGTTATTATCCTACTACTCCAATATTGCCTGGTACCGATACGATTGTAGATTTGAACAGATATGCTATTTTGGATGTCTATTTTGGAGAGGCTTTGCAACAGATTAATAATGTTTTGGGCGTAACGTATAGAATTGATTATGATGAAACTGTTTTTGATTTACAAACTACTGGGACTTTTGGTACCTTGGGAACTATTTTAAATAATGGCTGGTTGGATGATGACGGTGCTGCTGTATATTCGAGAGCCCTATACGAAACAGGAAAAGTACATTATGTGGCTACTCGACTAGACCAGACCAATTATACAGGAGGTGGAACGATGGGACGTTTGCTTTTGAGAGTAAAACCTACCGCCCCTATCTCTGCAAACGTAATGTCTACGCAAATTTGTTTTGAAGATTTTAAAGCGATTCGTGCTGATGGATCAACCATTTCTATCGGTGGACAATGTGGGACTATTCTATATAGAGACACCAATTTTGTATCGAATTCTGTACAAAGAGTCACTGCCTATACGCCTGCTGTTGAGATTTATCCAAACCCTTCAACCCATTATATCAATGTTGATTTGGGAGGAGAACAAGCAAAAAACATTCAGTTGTTTAATGTCTTGGGAGAATTGGTAGAGCAAGTAGAAAATGTAAGTGGTGTTACTCAATTTGCCAAAAACAATTTAGCAAAAGGAATGTATACCATTGCGATTCAATTCGAAAATGGAATGAGATCTAGCCATAAAGTAATTTTTAACTAG